A window of the Desulforapulum autotrophicum HRM2 genome harbors these coding sequences:
- a CDS encoding ferric reductase-like transmembrane domain-containing protein — protein sequence MGAYITNNFFKQTILTFAGLPLLIWAMGNAPERTLLKEALSLITILSFFQMIGQFFWARTNKSAVADLKMSKVIKYHKIMGYTFVIILLFHPVFLFVPRFLEAGIDPADAFITTITTFTSQGVVLGIIAWSLLIILGITSFVRKKLPMEYKTWRVFHGILAILFVSVAAWHAIDLGRHSSFPMSLLIISTGVCGILLLMKAYTFKSIKKTEEV from the coding sequence ATGGGTGCGTATATCACAAATAATTTTTTTAAACAGACAATACTGACTTTTGCTGGTTTACCGCTGCTGATCTGGGCCATGGGCAATGCCCCGGAACGGACTTTGTTAAAGGAAGCATTATCCCTTATAACGATTCTGTCATTCTTCCAGATGATCGGGCAGTTTTTCTGGGCACGGACGAATAAATCCGCTGTTGCAGACCTTAAGATGAGTAAGGTCATAAAATATCATAAAATCATGGGATATACATTTGTCATTATATTGCTTTTTCACCCTGTTTTCTTGTTTGTTCCAAGGTTTCTTGAGGCCGGGATTGACCCAGCGGATGCCTTCATCACCACCATTACCACCTTTACCAGTCAGGGAGTAGTGCTTGGCATCATTGCATGGTCTCTTCTGATAATACTCGGTATAACATCTTTTGTCCGCAAAAAACTGCCCATGGAATATAAGACCTGGCGGGTTTTTCACGGTATTCTGGCCATTTTGTTTGTCTCTGTTGCCGCATGGCACGCCATTGATCTGGGCCGTCATTCAAGTTTTCCCATGTCACTCCTCATCATTTCTACTGGGGTCTGCGGAATTTTGCTCCTTATGAAAGCTTACACCTTTAAATCAATCAAGAAAACTGAAGAGGTATAA
- a CDS encoding FAD-dependent oxidoreductase: MTIAGGAAGIAAMAAMGISAERGECRVNIPKIDLDKIKYAENETDVLVVGSGIAGLFAAVKAHDAGVRVMMVSKGRLGSSGQTPFAKGIFAYDAAKEKISLDEFVEKVSRSAIGTNNPVFTRQMAEHSLDRVKDLKAWGFFDSPLYFNSFSKPMEERKIPVVERVMITHLIKENGKIAGAAGFSFDEAKVYIFKAKTVVLCSGAGGFKPNGFPICDLTHDGTVMAYNIGAKVTGKEWNDGHSGQTTNPAACYDGWHGMFDRNPGVTGVEVHHDLGVDSNYQAYMGGNPVSGGPGAPPGRITGEQISGGPHRPAGFQDHGPKGGPPPGGHGPRHGGPPPGGGGPPKGGGPARMGGASVGGSSAGMSIHKSEGLVPMNDKGASNIPGLYAAGDALGSHMAGAIYTQIGSSLAGSAVQGAIVSEAAAEYAKGIALPKISRATIKTIEEEILAPLKRKAGYGPAWVTQTLQGIMIPNFVLYIKKESLLKAALAYIEELRDHHMPMLRAADLHELRLAHETANMIINAEMKLKASLMRKESRCSHFRLDYPEIDTTNWNAWINIYKGSDGTMKLEKKPFGTWPS, from the coding sequence ATGACAATAGCAGGCGGAGCCGCAGGGATTGCGGCAATGGCCGCCATGGGAATATCTGCAGAGCGCGGAGAGTGCCGTGTTAATATTCCCAAAATAGATCTGGACAAGATAAAATATGCAGAGAACGAAACCGATGTGCTGGTTGTGGGAAGCGGTATCGCAGGCCTCTTTGCTGCCGTAAAAGCCCATGATGCCGGTGTTAGGGTCATGATGGTGTCCAAGGGGCGGCTCGGTTCATCCGGGCAGACGCCTTTTGCCAAAGGGATATTTGCCTATGATGCCGCCAAGGAAAAGATAAGCCTTGATGAGTTTGTGGAAAAGGTCTCCCGCTCTGCCATTGGCACGAACAATCCCGTATTTACCAGGCAGATGGCTGAGCATTCCCTTGATCGGGTTAAGGACTTAAAGGCCTGGGGTTTCTTTGATTCGCCCCTTTATTTCAACTCCTTTAGTAAACCCATGGAAGAACGAAAGATCCCGGTGGTGGAAAGAGTCATGATCACCCATCTGATTAAAGAGAATGGAAAGATAGCCGGAGCCGCCGGTTTCAGCTTTGATGAAGCCAAGGTTTATATCTTTAAAGCCAAAACTGTGGTTCTGTGTTCAGGTGCTGGTGGATTCAAACCCAATGGATTTCCCATTTGTGACCTCACCCATGACGGAACGGTCATGGCCTATAATATCGGTGCCAAGGTTACCGGTAAGGAGTGGAACGACGGCCATTCGGGCCAGACGACAAACCCGGCAGCCTGTTATGACGGATGGCATGGCATGTTTGATAGAAACCCTGGTGTAACCGGTGTGGAGGTCCACCATGACCTGGGTGTTGATTCAAACTATCAGGCCTATATGGGAGGTAACCCGGTTTCCGGAGGCCCCGGAGCCCCCCCTGGAAGAATCACAGGAGAACAAATCAGCGGTGGCCCCCACCGACCTGCAGGGTTCCAGGATCACGGGCCCAAGGGTGGACCGCCTCCCGGCGGCCATGGCCCCAGACACGGAGGACCTCCTCCCGGTGGAGGTGGTCCCCCAAAGGGGGGTGGTCCTGCCAGGATGGGGGGTGCTTCCGTTGGCGGGTCTTCCGCCGGTATGTCTATCCATAAGTCCGAAGGATTGGTCCCAATGAACGATAAGGGTGCATCTAATATTCCAGGGCTTTACGCTGCAGGAGATGCCCTGGGCTCCCATATGGCCGGCGCCATCTACACCCAGATAGGCTCTTCCCTGGCAGGATCGGCAGTCCAGGGAGCCATCGTCTCCGAGGCTGCCGCCGAGTATGCCAAAGGGATTGCACTTCCTAAAATTTCCAGGGCCACAATCAAAACCATAGAAGAGGAGATACTGGCCCCTTTAAAGAGAAAGGCAGGCTATGGTCCGGCCTGGGTGACCCAGACCCTGCAGGGCATCATGATTCCCAACTTTGTGCTTTATATTAAAAAAGAGTCGCTGCTGAAGGCGGCATTGGCTTATATAGAAGAGTTGAGGGACCATCATATGCCCATGCTCAGGGCCGCTGATCTACATGAATTGAGATTGGCTCACGAAACAGCTAACATGATAATAAATGCAGAGATGAAACTCAAGGCATCCCTCATGCGAAAAGAGAGTCGCTGCAGCCATTTTCGGCTGGATTACCCTGAAATTGACACCACAAACTGGAATGCCTGGATCAATATCTACAAGGGCAGTGACGGTACAATGAAATTGGAAAAAAAGCCCTTTGGCACTTGGCCGTCTTGA